The proteins below are encoded in one region of Microbacterium pygmaeum:
- a CDS encoding DUF1990 family protein — translation MRRGTFRDETVDYAAVGATQAPDLMQYPPERSLPAQESWRLGSGESRFRTAGDALLSWSALRGAGLELSDVRPASGPMYSGVSFDAEGNPLAPSKLEADQRFDSDGTPYVGAGTTVHVAGRVRGLRADAELRVIFAVEEPRRIGFALGTVGGSVVSGEESFMIEWYENDEVWFTVRAFDAPTAFLYRVFPGLVRRRRRELFTRYLRAISPLYTTPA, via the coding sequence ATGCGCCGCGGGACGTTCAGGGACGAGACGGTCGACTACGCCGCTGTCGGAGCGACGCAGGCGCCCGATCTGATGCAGTACCCGCCGGAGCGCAGCCTGCCGGCTCAGGAATCCTGGCGTCTGGGCAGCGGCGAGTCGCGATTCCGCACGGCTGGAGACGCACTGCTGTCGTGGTCCGCCCTGCGCGGCGCGGGACTGGAGCTCAGCGACGTGCGCCCGGCATCGGGTCCGATGTACTCCGGCGTCAGCTTCGACGCGGAGGGCAATCCGCTCGCACCGAGCAAGCTCGAGGCCGATCAGCGATTCGATTCCGACGGCACCCCGTACGTCGGAGCGGGAACCACGGTGCACGTCGCCGGGCGAGTGCGAGGACTGCGGGCTGATGCCGAATTGCGGGTGATCTTCGCCGTCGAGGAGCCGCGTCGCATCGGCTTCGCCCTCGGCACCGTCGGCGGGTCCGTGGTCAGCGGGGAGGAGTCGTTCATGATCGAGTGGTACGAGAACGACGAGGTCTGGTTCACCGTCCGCGCCTTCGACGCGCCGACCGCATTTCTCTACCGCGTCTTCCCGGGCCTGGTCCGTCGACGCAGACGAGAGCTGTTCACCCGCTACCTGCGCGCCATCTCGCCGCTGTACACGACGCCGGCTTGA